The window GCTGTTCTGGCTTCTCCCAGGGTCCTACCCGTCCCCCAAAGCTGGAGCGACCCTGGTCGTATACAAGGACCTGCTTGTGCTGTTTGGCGGCTGGACACGGCCGAGCCCTTACCCCCTACACCAACCAGAGAGGTTCTTTGACGAGATACACACTTACTCACCCTCTAAAAACTGGTAAGCCACAAAGACAAGATCCTTTTAATCTGGAATAGGAAGGTTTAAAATGACTGGATTCcttatctttttgtgtgtgtccaGAAATCTCTTTGAGAATCTGTTGAAAGCTTTGGACtcttcccagaaaaataaaacgtTTTTTACTTAACTTAAGCACAAATTTTGCCTACAGTTTCAGAGGGTTTACAGGACCCTCCCTAGAACTTGAAGTTAAGCATGCGTATTCCAAAGAGAAAAGGTAGAAGACATGTTTTCTTCttccaagaaaaatgaatgagCCAGTTGAAGAATAGAGAGCTCTTCAGCTCTGGCTGCCAGCGCCCGGGAGCGCTGTGGCTCCAGAGGACACGCCTGCTCTGTCCCCAGGCTGATTCCCAGTTGTTGTACAgacttgtctttttaaaatgacaGCCACCTCTGTTTCCTTGTGACGGGCTGCACAGCTACTCAGTACAGGGCTCTTGGCAGCTGCTGCTGATCAACAAATCAGGCCTGTAGGAAGAAACAGCAGGTGGTACTCCTTCAGCGAGCTAGGCTGAAGCAGCTCAGGGACGGGGTGCAGtccctgccattctcttctctccacTCCGTGTCTGAGCCTCACCCACTGGGGGGCTGAGTGAATAGAATTTCAGCAGATCCGTAGAAAAGGCATAAGTGCCTTGTGCCAGCCTGCATTTATTGTCTAACAGTTTCTCTGCTGAAGGTGATAGGATTGTCATGTTAGATGGATGCCTGCTTCCTGTCTTCCGTCTTAAGCACAGAAGGCCAGAGGCAGAGGCGCTGACTTCCTGACTTCCCCCGTCTCTCTGCATTAGGTGGAACTGCATTGTGACCACCCACGGCCCACCTCCCATGGCCGGGCACTCCTCTTGTGTGATAGACGATAAAATGATCGTCTTCGGCGGCTCCCTAGGATCGCGGCAGATGTGAGTACGTTTGATTAGCTCGCTGTCACCCTGAAGATTATCTTCAGGAAAGATTAAACTCCTGGAAAGGTCAGCTAGGGCAGAAGAGTAAACTAGTCAGGGTCAAGATTCCTGAGCATGATTCCGATTAATCCAGTTAGTTATCTCACCCTGGTGTTCTGTTTTTTGGTTCTAGTCACAGACCAATAAATTGAGAAACTTGCTCCATAAAATCAGGGCTCCAGGCGTCTTATATGCGATTAaatgtttttgtgtgtatgtgctttcTAAGGTGAGGCACATCTCTATATAGACAACCTTTTAATCAAGCCCCTCAGcacaagttatatatatattttaataattgccTTGCTGGTATAAATGTTTGTATTTGAAAAAGTTATATGAGAGTATTGCCTGGAAGACTTGCTTAACCTTATAAAGTTGAATCATAATCACTGAATTTTAGCAAGGATTAATGGTTAAGCTGATATGAAATATTAGATTTTTCAACCCCATGTTGGCTGGGACCAAGATGTATTCTATGAATGTCATTACTTTGAATTAAGAATTAATGTTCAGCATTCCTAAATTATGTTTTAAGTGTTTGATATAAATTGtaaaaagtatttgttttcagtgtgtctttaattttaaaataaagctcatttttcaaatgtcaaaaaaaaccaaaacagggcCATGTAGAATCTCAGTGTTGCTCGGGGTGTGGGTTAGTTCAGTGGGGTCAGGTTCTGACGGGCCTCCACCGTGTCTGTTTGCCTGTGCCCTCAGAAGGCCACCTCCCAAGAAGCAGAGAACTTTTCCTTGCTCTCCTTAGGGCCCAGCTCGTGCCCCTTGGAGcttcagagaaggagagaggcagaTTGGCATGAGTTGGGAGAATGGGTAGGAGCAAGAAAGCTTTCCCCGACCTGATCCTCCGTGAggttgtctcctcctcctccccgcagCTCTGCCCAGAGCAGTCTGCCTGAAGTACTTCCTCTGCTTTGGCGTCAGCAGCAGGAGTGGTCACTTTACCTGCGTTTTGAAATGGCAGTTGATGGGCTGTCAGCAGTACAACCATTCCAGACCCGACCCTCTTCTCCCTCAGGGTCCTCTGCATCTTCTTATTTTAGAACACTCATGGAGCGGAGTGTGTGAGCTCTACCCTCCAGGTCAGAGGGTTAGGGCTTAAGGTACTGGAGTTCTCACTCCTGTGTCCCTATGGGTGAATAATTGCCCTTAGAGAGGGGACCATACTATAGAGACTGCCGTGGAGGAGTCTGTCCTTGCCACACTGGTCCCCTGGGGGCTGGAGATGCCGATCTGTCCCTGACAGAAGAGCTGCAGCTTCCATTAACCATGGTGAACTACCTTTTGCGGCCAAGGTCGATAAATCTTTATCTCCTAGACAGTGATAGAACTGCCTTCTGAATAATTTTGCTCTCTTCCTTGTGGGTTTTGCCTTTGAAAGACTATATCACAGCTAGTTAGCTATCTCCTGCTATCACCAATTAAGTAACTCTTACTTTAGTTGCTGTTTGGCTACAGACATGACTCAAATGCGGCCTTATGGGTCAGTGGAAAGAGCAAGGTCTGAAAGTCTCCTTTCCTGTGGTGGAGTGCTGAGTGCGAGCGTGGCGTTGTGGGAGAACCCTGAAGAGCGCCACGTCCTCCGGGCTGGCTCCCGCGGCCCCAGGCATGCCCGGCTCCCTCACCCTAGTGTCCTTGTCTTACAGGAGCAGTGACGTCTGGGTGCTGGACCTCGAGCAGTGGGCATGGTCCAAGCCCAGCATCTCCGGGCCCAGCCCTCATCCCCGAGGCGGCCAGTCTCAGGTGCTCAGGAGTTAAGATAACTATTCAGCAAGCCCTGTAGCGTCTGTCAGTTAGgacaggagagggaggagggagccaggTAAGGGGCCAGCACACACAGGCCAAGGAGAGTTTACCGTTCTCTTTTGCTGGCATTTATTCTTCAACTTCTAATGggttataattatttttgttggcTTTATACTGTGCCTCTCCCCAAAGCAtttactttgcttttttattttctgagagaACCCTGCATTCTACGTGGTTGGCACTCGTGTGTTAATAGTATTTAATCAACAGAGAGTTCACTCAGATGAATCATCAGTAGTTTGTTTACAAGGATCAGAACTGACGTGGTTtgggggactggggagcctgtggTGAGCAGAACGCTCTCATTTGGGAGCCAGGTAGACTATCTGCATAAACCACTGAGGCAGCGGAGGTCAGACGCCTGTGTCTTTGtaggtttattttaaatttcttcctcTCCCAGATCGTCATAGATGATGCAACTATTTTAATCCTTGGAGGGTGTGGCGGTCCCAACGCTGTGAGTATGGCTGGTGCGGCGTTCCCATGCACACGCCGCTGAGCTTTCAGAACCTGCTTCCCCTGTCTCACCTTGTAAAACTGCAAGGCCCTTTCTGTAGcgttttcatttagaaaataccttttccagtctggatatATAGCCTCTGTATTTTCCGGCCCTTTCTCCACTCTTCTGGGGAGAAGGGGGGAAGCTCTTCATTAGAGACGTTTATCTCTTAAATGTTCATATCTACagtcttcctggagaaggcaatggcaccccactccagtgttcttgcctagagaatcccagggacgggggagcctggtgggctgcagtctctggggtcgcacagagtcgggcacgactgagcgacttggcgtagtcttccttctcccactgagtcttaAGGCTATACAGTTTGCTGCTGTCGTTTTTAACAAAGAGGGGTGAGAGAGGAAAGTAAGTTGATAGTGGCCAGAATTCACATgaaatttatttaagaatgcaGGTTCAGACATTGTGGATATGCCTTATCTAGTACCCTTTCTatcagtgtgcacacacacacacataaaaccacAGGCAAGATTCAAAACCACGTTGCTTCACAGGGTCCCAAGTGCAGTTTGAGGTGCCCGGCCAGCGGTCATACACGAATGAACGAATGGCCAGAGCGTTTGCTCTGCGTCCTGAAGCGCTCGCACGCTCCGTGACGACCGTGCAGCTGGGAGATCGTGGCtctgcgcgtgtgtgtgtgtggcttgtaACCTGCACCACACCTGAGCCCTGCTGTTGTTGCTTCTCTTGCAGCTCTTCAAGGATGCTTGGTTGCTGCACATGCACTCGGGCCCCTGGGCCTGGCAGCCGCTCAAGGTGGAGAATGAAGACCACGGGGCCCCAGAACTGTGGTGCCATCCAGCTTGCCGGGTGAGTGGAAAGCCGGCGGGCCAGCAGAGGGAGAGGTCCTGAACTCTAAAGCCAGATTAACTTGTCAGATTGCCACGCAACTTCGTATGGGAactgaaaacaccctgatgtccCGAGAGGTGGACACTGACCGCAGCTCTTCAGGCATTTCTCACACACGTGAGCCACCGGGCAGAAAACCTACATGGGGCCCACCCGTCCTTCAAGCACCCCAGCTTTAAGCACCTCTGTCTGCAAAACTTGCCCCAGGTCCCCCACACAAATACTCGTTCTTCCCTTTACCCCCGCTCTGCAGACATGATTCAAGTGATAGCACATGTCTCACGATACCAGTTTCATCAACCACTTTATACAGCCAGGCACTTTATATGTAGAAATTATCCCATCTGTCCTGGAGGGCAGGCTGTATTCTTTTCATCTTTGTAGGGATCTCAGACACCTACAGAATGCCTGGCCCGTTCCCGACGCTCATGGTAAAATGTTTGATAGCTGAATAAATGATCAGAGCTGAGCGCAGgtcttctgtcctccaggtcGGGCAGTGTGTGGTGGTCTTCAGCCAGGCGCCTAGTGGGCGAGCACCGCTTAGCCCCAGCCTGAACTCCCGCCCATCACCCATCAGTGCCACCCCTCCAGCCCTGGTTCCCGAAACCCGAGAGTACCGCTCGCAGTCTCCCGTGAGGAGTATGGATGAAGCACCCTGTGTTAACGGCCGCTGGGGAACCCTGAGGCCCAGAGCGCAAAGGCAGACCCCCTCCAGTTCCCGAGAAGGAAGCCTTTCCCCAGCCAGGGGCGATGGCTCGCCTGTCCTGAATGGTGGGAGTTTATCTCCGGGATCGGCAGCTGTAAGTGGCTCTTCCTTGGACAGCCCTGTGCAGGCTGTGTCTCCAAGCACCCCGTCCACCACTGAAGGGTATGACCTGAAAATGGGGCTCTCCCTGGCCCCTCGACGAGGATCACTCCCCGATCAGAAAGATCTAAGGTTAGGGTCAATAGATCTGAATTGGGACCTGAAAGCTGCCTCCAGTGGCAATCACGTGGATGGCGTGGGCAGCAGGACAGCGGGGGGCAGCTTGCGACACCCTCCCGAGCAGACGAACGGTGTGCACACCCCGCCACACGTGGCCAGCGCCCTCGCGGGAGCCGTTTCCCCAGGCGCCCTGCGCCGCAGCCTGGAAGCCATCAAAGCGATGTCGTCCAAAGGTCCCCCCACCTCCGCAGCACTGAGCCCTCCCCTGGGGTcttctccaggctcccctgggagcCAGAACCTGGGCAGCGGAGAAGCAGTGCCCGTCCCCCGCCCCGGGCCCGCACAGGGAGATGGACACGCCCTGCCCCCCATCGCCCGCCGCCTGGGCCACCACCCTCCGCAGTCCCTGAACGTGGGCAAGCCCTTGTACCAGAGCATGAACTGCAAGCCCATGCAGATGTACGTGCTGGATATCAAGGACACCAAGGAGAAGGGGCGCGTCAAGTGGAAAGTATTTAATAGCAGCTCTGTGGTTGGACCTCCCGAGACCAGCCTGCATACCGTGGTACGCGGCAGGGGCGAGCTCATCATATTTGGAGGACTCATGGACAAGAAACAGAATGTGAAGTACTATCCAAAAACAAACGCCTTGTACTTTGTGCGAGCAAAGAGATAATATGTTCTAAAACCTTTCCCCTTTCTGTGGCTTTTAATTTGGAATTTTCCAGCGTGCAAGCATTTGGACTGAGAACTGAGAAAACAAAGGACAAAATTACTCTCATAAACCAAACCCCAATTCCCAGCCTCACTCACTCCAGGCTGGGATCAAAtctccattaagaaaaaaaaagtatataaatctataaagaaatattatatagCCAACTCTGTtcacaaagagggagagagctcCATCCTGGTTCAGATAAAATTGTTGCTGTGTTTTAGCAGAGGCTCTGCCGCCTTTTTCTACTTTACTGGTAACTAGACCAAGAATTTAGGGAACAGATTAATACCAGAACCTTCCTACAGAAACTGAAGAGCCACCTGTAAATCTTATTTGGCCTTCTCAGAGTTAGATAAGGAAAGGGCACGCATAAAATGCACAAGCAGAGGTTTCCGATTCACAGGCTGTCGGTGCTGGCAGGTACAGTGACGTGTAGCAATCTGCTCTCCGCCTGCAGAGGACCTGTGACCGCTGCTCTCTGCAGTGATGCCCTCTGCCCAGCCCTCTTCTGCCCGTTGGGACTGAGGAAGGTTACCCAGTGGGGATCTGCTGCACGTGTGCGCCAGGGTCATCGTGAAACAACGTTCATGCAGAAGCGCCTGTTTGCGTGCTCCCTCCATGTCTTAGAAAACACTCTGGGGTCTGATTGTGGAATTTTCTAATAGTCATATTTCATCGCAGTTTCCAAAATCGgtatttgttctctttttcttccccttaaaACCTGGCACTCAGAGGCCGCCTTTTCTGTTTACAGCTGCtgttctcccctcctccctcccccaccctcttttTCTTTGATATGTGAAATTTTTTTAAGCCCTAAAACCTTTGTCACTTTCTTTTACTAAGTTTGGGTGTCCAGAGAAATCTCTTAGAAATATTTCTGGAACCCTTTTTCTCGAGTCACTAGGGGACCAGCAGGGAGTTCTGAGATAccaacatcatgagaaatccttgATGCGTCAGAAAGTACTGTGggcttctttttatttccaaagcACATTGGACACACCCATCCATGTTTATAGAATTGATCTTGGAAGAGCAGTTCCTTCTAGAAGGGTTTTCGCCCTTGCTTGTGGCATGCATTCTTCTGCCTGGCTGTGGACTGGTGCTTGCGTTCTCTGAAGCATGGCTGACCTCGGGACAGCTCTTTCTTTGTCTTGCTCACCTGTCGCCCAAACAAGGCTtgggttttcactttcatgtcattTCTGAGATAACATTTCCAACCAGAGCAgtgctggtggggtggggggcggggggttgcCAGTCTCTAAACCATGACCCGGAGAAACATGCATCATTCTGGAGGTTTCTCATCAGGAGAAGAGGGTTATTTTGCCTGCAGGCTTTGAATTCGTTTCTCAGCCCCGCTGTCCCCGATTTCTTGTCGGCCTTTCCCAAGCCGAAGCGTGCTGCAGCTGGCCCTGGGTCCTGGCGCCAAGCCAGCTTTCAGCAGCCTGTCTGATAAGTGTGCTTTCTCCTGTTACATCATGTTAAATCCTTTCCCCTAGCCTTTAGCTTTTACAGTGTGGTCTTGGTGGGAAAGCGCCCTTGGTGCCAAGCCCGGGAAGGGGCCAGCTCACGGGGAGGGGTGCCTCTGCGTGCTCCCTCGGGCGAGGAAACTGCCATGCGCCTGCTGACCATGGTGTCCAGCTGCTCACAGCTCAGCACTTAGCTTCCCAGACTCTCTACCCTGGGCCTGTTTCCAGGCCTTCTTTGGCAAAGACCGTTAGATCGTGCGGGGTTCCTTATTCACAAGAGAAAGCTAGCCTAGAAGATTAGCAATTTcggcgttgctgctgctgctgaaccTTGTTTATGACACTGCATCTGTGCATGCACAGTGCCTCCAAACTCACCGAGTTCCTACTTAAATATAAAGTATTTGGAAGCCTGAAAGTTCTGAGTCTCAACTTGGTGATCTTTCCCTTTGTCCCGGGGCCTTCCTAAGCCGCTGTTAACCTGTTGATTCCTTCCACTGTCCCCAAGTAGGCAGGCAGCAGAGCTGATGATCCTCGTAGAAAGGAGCCTGGCTCCTTGGAACTCCATGGCATCCCAGGATCACCCACACCGCTCGGAACCAGACTGCTTACAGCTCCTTCAAGAAAGCTCTGCCTCTGCCGCCCCCGCGGTGTTGGTCCCGCTGGCCCTTGGGCACTGTGGGCGTGTGTCCGGGGAGAGCGAGGCAGCACAGCCCAGGTGGCCCCCTCCTGGGTGCAGGGGGGCTCCGGGCGTCCCGGCCGAGGGGGCCGTTTCCGCGCCACTGCGGACGCCTCAGTCAGATCCAGCTGAACCACCGCTCCGCTTTTGACACGATGCCAATTTTGTCTTAAGATtcactgaggaaactgagacggaatatttttttaaaccctcAGGAGCACctaaagtaaatatttatcaGTATTTAAGTATTTAAGATACATTTTGTCTCTACTTGAAGCT of the Bubalus kerabau isolate K-KA32 ecotype Philippines breed swamp buffalo chromosome 3, PCC_UOA_SB_1v2, whole genome shotgun sequence genome contains:
- the FBXO42 gene encoding F-box only protein 42 codes for the protein MASSSDSEDDSFMAVDQEETVLEGTMEQDEEPRAALEVAETQHNRSMSELPEEVLEYILSFLSPYQEHKTAALVCKQWYRLIKGVAHQCYHGFIKAVQEGNIQWESRTYPYPGTPITQRFSHSACYYDANQSMYVFGGCTQSSCNAAFNDLWRLDLNSKEWIRPLASGSYPSPKAGATLVVYKDLLVLFGGWTRPSPYPLHQPERFFDEIHTYSPSKNWWNCIVTTHGPPPMAGHSSCVIDDKMIVFGGSLGSRQMSSDVWVLDLEQWAWSKPSISGPSPHPRGGQSQIVIDDATILILGGCGGPNALFKDAWLLHMHSGPWAWQPLKVENEDHGAPELWCHPACRVGQCVVVFSQAPSGRAPLSPSLNSRPSPISATPPALVPETREYRSQSPVRSMDEAPCVNGRWGTLRPRAQRQTPSSSREGSLSPARGDGSPVLNGGSLSPGSAAVSGSSLDSPVQAVSPSTPSTTEGYDLKMGLSLAPRRGSLPDQKDLRLGSIDLNWDLKAASSGNHVDGVGSRTAGGSLRHPPEQTNGVHTPPHVASALAGAVSPGALRRSLEAIKAMSSKGPPTSAALSPPLGSSPGSPGSQNLGSGEAVPVPRPGPAQGDGHALPPIARRLGHHPPQSLNVGKPLYQSMNCKPMQMYVLDIKDTKEKGRVKWKVFNSSSVVGPPETSLHTVVRGRGELIIFGGLMDKKQNVKYYPKTNALYFVRAKR